The proteins below come from a single Tigriopus californicus strain San Diego chromosome 3, Tcal_SD_v2.1, whole genome shotgun sequence genomic window:
- the LOC131878440 gene encoding uncharacterized protein LOC131878440 yields the protein MKAFTVALVATVAQAQEAYYYQWSPETPVAPAFKFPENIPVPFPAANEPNGNAGYQYQFTAEQPNSRPFKAPEDDTPVDFKYQYVSRPGDSFKYNYQPSPGEFDFTAAPNPDMINVIPDEIKVKSASVASSVRDVGALLSVVKSDDIKAITGELGFGQDFDLAGVSGGINKIGDFIEKGGEAGAEIATDIGPLTVVPEPTQEIMTEALAVLEPVPVATYLSYQPGYPVPIGSPIVYSYY from the exons ATGAAAGCTTTCACA GTTGCTCTCGTAGCCACCGTGGCTCAAGCTCAAGAGGCTTACTATTACCAGTGGAGCCCAGAAACACCGGTGGCTCCTGCCTTCAAATTCCCAGAAAACATCCCAGTTCCTTTTCCAGCCGCAAATGAGCCCAATGGAAATGCCGGCTATCAGTATCAATTCACCGCTGAGCAGCCCAATAGCCGACCTTTCAAGGCTCCTGAGGATGACACGCCTGTGGACTTTAAATATCAATACGTGAGCAGGCCCGGTGACAGCTTCAAATACAATTACCAACCATCCCCTGGGGAATTTGACTTCACCGCCGCTCCCAATCCAGACATGATAAATGTCATTCCGGACGAGATTAAGGTCAAATCAGCCAGTGTGGCCTCCAGTGTTCGTGATGTGGGAGCATTATTGTCTGTTGTCAAGTCAGATGACATCAAGGCCATCACGGGTGAATTGGGCTTCGGCCAAGACTTTGACTTGGCGGGCGTTTCAGGTGGAATTAACAAAATTGGCGACTTCATTGAGAAGGGTGGGGAGGCTGGTGCTGAGATTGCTACCGATATTGGCCCATTGACTGTTGTTCCAGAGCCCACTCAAGAAATCATGACAGAAGCCCTAGCTGTGCTTGAACCCGTCCCAGTGGCCACTTATTTGAGTTACCAGCCGGGCTACCCGGTGCCCATTGGGAGTCCAATTGTCTATAGTTACTATTGA
- the LOC131878432 gene encoding probable chitinase 10, with the protein MKIWSRSPFLALTFALAFHKLEASSHCSSIDGLQPDPADVACKKFQLCESGLPIARFTCSQGTVFHRSLQKCVPGNGCYVAISNSREKIYVPEFNRYAACPHEKNVVCYFPSWGVNRPGVSKFTQENIDFSLCSHIIYGFVELSEDFEITPRNDSIKSFLDFVSIKERYPKAAFLVGMGGWEHSTQNKDLYQNLFASPSKSQVFATSVVTFLQTFSLDGLDVVYLHPGAADRANYARFMGQLKSMFKQKDDLLLTATISGAAYILREGFDFEALRPNVDHYHILAYEFHGSWDADADHHSPLYKRPWDSSGLDVQSVIQLFVELGVSLEKVVLGIPALGRSFRVSGASRDPPLPKIGKADPGNWTHDATSLAYFEICQNIIYNNWTLVDQTSAPYAFKDDQWVGFDSPMSVQAKAEYIREKGLRGAMLFNVGDSDFRGICGPPFPLLRAINKVFRQTPCRNFYKKPKQVQPTSCNKTKKVICYYTNWAKYRAGLAKFGTSEVNATLCTHLVYAFLDLGGELTFTIDGPEQDDLLRFTGIKAKFPKVKYLASIGGSSSSSTHRLLYQSLLDDSDHRLTFSKSAVAFLKHYNFDGLDVDYQPKHKAERQGYCELIKALSKYLSDFDMDLTVTIKAQENLIKDTYDIRCLSDHTDALVALTYNLHDSPAINTGHLAPLENTNPSKLDVKSIMQLLLQLGASPEKVVLSIPAFGQSFTTKGSATHSPQAVAAKGRQGHLTSSAGILSYTEICLELQNETWSQGGTNISGPYMYKGNQWIGYDDPSSIKAKVRYVLDHGLGGVMLWEISFDDFNPLCSDVKNPLLEAIHENLCKASVEPRFNVIVETY; encoded by the exons ATGAAGATCTGGAGTCGTTCTCCATTTTTAGCCCTGACTTTCGCTTTGGCTTTTCACAAATTGGAAGCAT CGAGTCATTGTTCGAGCATTGACGGATTACAACCTGACCCAGCTGACGTGGCTTGCAAAAAATTCCAGCTATGCGAGTCTGGATTGCCAATTGCAAGGTTTACTTGCTCACAAGGAACCGTGTTCCATCGATCCCTTCAAAAATGCGTCCCTGGCAACGGATGTTATGTGGCTATATCTAATTCAAGAGAGAAGATTTACGTTCCAGAATTCAATCGATATGCAGCTTGCCCTCACGAGAAGAACGTGGTGTGTTATTTTCCGAGTTGGGGCGTAAATAGGCCCGGCGTGAGTAAATTTACCCAAGAAAACATCGATTTCTCATTGTGTTCTCATATCATCTACGGCTTTGTGGAACTCTCTGAGGACTTTGAAATCACGCCAAGAAATGattcaatcaaaagctttttagACTTTGTCAGCATCAAGGAGCGTTACCCAAAAGCTGCCTTTTTGGTTGGAATGGGTGGATGGGAGCATTCCACTCAGAACAAAGATCTCTACCAAAACTTGTTTGCTTCACCGTCCAAGAGTCAAGTTTTTGCCACCTCTGTTGTGACTTTCCTGCAGACATTCTCATTGGATGGTTTAGACGTGGTTTACTTGCACCCAGGAGCTGCCGATAGGGCTAATTATGCTCGATTCATGGGGCAGCTCAAGAGTATGTTCAAACAAAAGGATGACCTTCTTCTGACGGCAACAATTTCCGGAGCAGCCTACATTCTCAGAGAGGGTTTTGATTTCGAGGCCTTGAGACCGAATGTTGATCATTACCATATTTTGGCCTACGAGTTCCATGGCTCTTGGGATGCAGATGCCGATCATCATTCTCCGTTGTATAAACGACCGTGGGATTCAAGCGGCTTGGACGTGCAAAGTGTCATTCAGTTATTCGTGGAACTTGGAGTAAGCCTTGAGAAGGTTGTGTTAGGCATTCCCGCCCTAGGGCGTTCATTCAGGGTCAGTGGAGCCTCGAGAGATCCACCTCTTccaaaaattggaaaagcTGATCCAGGGAATTGGACCCACGATGCAACATCATTGGCCTATTTTGAGATATGCCAGAATATCATTTATAATAATTGGACATTGGTGGATCAAACCAGCGCTCCTTACGCTTTCAAAGACGATCAATGGGTCGGATTTGATTCTCCAATGAGTGTCCAAGCTAAAGCGGAATATATCAGAGAGAAAGGTCTTCGAGGAGCAATGCTGTTCAACGTGGGAGATTCAGATTTCCGGGGTATTTGTGGTCCTCCATTCCCGTTGTTAAGAGCTATCAATAAAGTATTTCGCCAAACGCCTTGCCGCAACTTCTACAAGAAACCAAAACAAGTCCAACCAACATCTTGTAATAAGACAAAGAAAGTGATTTGTTACTACACAAACTGGGCCAAGTATCGAGCCGGATTGGCCAAGTTTGGCACTTCTGAAGTCAATGCCACTTTGTGCACCCATTTAGTGTACGCTTTTCTCGATCTCGGAGGAGAATTGACCTTCACCATCGATGGGCCAGAACAAGACGATCTACTCCGGTTCACTGGGATTAAGGCCAAGTTTCCCAAGGTCAAGTACTTGGCCTCCATTGGAGGCTCGTCGAGCTCAAGTACCCATCGACTTCTGTACCAGAGCCTCTTGGATGACTCTGATCATCGGCTGACATTTTCCAAGTCAGCCGTGGCATTTCTGAAACACTACAATTTCGATGGCCTAGATGTAGACTATCAACCTAAGCACAAGGCTGAGCGACAAGGTTATTGTGAACTTATCAAAGCCTTGAGCAAGTACCTCTCGGACTTCGATATGGATCTAACTGTGACAATCAAAGCCCAAGAGAACCTGATCAAAGACACCTACGACATTCGATGTCTTTCCGACCATACTGATGCATTGGTCGCTTTAACATATAACCTGCATGATAGTCCTGCCATCAATACTGGGCATTTGGCTCCTTTGGAGAATACAAACCCGTCTAAACTTGACGTCAAGTCCATTATGCAACTACTCCTACAACTTGGAGCATCACCTGAAAAAGTAGTACTAAGCATACCGGCTTTTGGTCAATCGTTTACCACCAAAGGCTCCGCCACACATTCCCCGCAAGCTGTGGCTGCCAAAGGTCGCCAAGGCCATTTGACCTCATCCGCAGGGATCTTGAGCTACACTGAGATTTGTCTggaacttcaaaatgaaacttggAGTCAAGGGGGAACCAATATCTCCGGACCATACATGTACAAAGGGAACCAGTGGATCGGATATGACGATCCATCCAGTATTAAAGCCAAAGTTAGATACGTTCTTGACCATGGCTTGGGCGGAGTGATGCTGTGGGAAATCTCGTTTGACGATTTTAATCCCTTATGCTCGGACGTTAAGAACCCGTTGTTGGAAGCGATTCATGAAAATTTGTGCAAAGCCTCAGTGGAACCTCGTTTTAACGTGATTGTTGAAACATATTGA
- the LOC131878443 gene encoding uncharacterized protein LOC131878443: MTYWADNIKFIKDILDSKYKKIEDAIVDIDEHCARLAEDKDNKKAREGFLESARILELLDQKELETLAETMFKDMPEKERGEEEVHLKQITDKFNVNLAKIKEARAKYDIK, from the exons ATGACTTATTGGGCTGATAATATCAAGTTTATCAAGGATATCCTCGACTCCAAGTACAAGAAGATTGAGGATGCCATCGTCGAC ATTGATGAGCATTGTGCCCGTTTGGCAGAGGACAAAGACAACAAGAAGGCCCGTGAAGGATTTCTAGAGTCTGCCCGCATATTGGaacttttggaccaaaagGAGTTGGAGACCTTGGCAGAAACAATGTTCAAAG acATGCCCGAGAAGGAACGTGGAGAGGAAGAAGTTCATCTCAAACAGATTACAGACAAGTTCAAcgtgaacttggccaagatcaaggaGGCCCGAGCCAAGTACGACATCAAGTAG